From Candidatus Nomurabacteria bacterium:
GCATTTCAGGAACTTCATATGGACCCCGGGGGCCAATCTCGCCATCGGGGGCATCCCACAGAAAATCATCCCAGCTTTTGTAGCCCTCCGGCAACCAGCCAACATAACTATCCAGCACTGGATATGATTCTGGCCGGTTACCTAAACGATAGCGCTTCACGTCTTCTGCCATTGTACATCCTCCATTTGTCAAATGCTTATGTACCAAACAAAACAATACGTTACAAATGGCATATTGTCAATTTTTCCACGCGCCGGCAGGATTCAGACTCACGAAACATCCTTCGCCACACTTTTCACAAACTGCACCATCTCCTTCTGCACCCTCAATGCGTCTTTCTTTTTCTTCGATTCAAACATCATCTTGATCGCAAACTCCGTCACACTCGGCTTCACCATCCCCCACACCTCACCAAAGTCGACAAGGTAGCCGTCAAACTTCTTGAGCGACTTTGGTTTGAGTGACTTCAGATACTGTTCAGTCTTCGCCAGCGCCACCTCTTTGCTTTTCACCATCACAATCGTGTCTTCGGTCTGTTCGTACTCAAGATGCGGTGCCATCATCTCACTAAAAGTCTTTCCTCCTTTCTTCGCTTCGGCGTAGGCATCAAGCACCGCCAGCAGCGTGAGCGTCACCGAGTCAGTGTAGAAATAATCCTTAAAGTAGAAATGCCCTGAGTGCTCAGCTGCAAAGAGCACGTCTCTCTTGCGCATACTTTCCTTAATAAACGCGTGTCCCACGCGCATAAGGACCGGCTTGCCACCAGCCTGCTTAACCGCTTCTTCAAAGCTCCGGCTCGTGAGACCAGTGATACCGATCTTCGCTTTTGGCTGACGCTTTAAGAATTGTTCTGCGATCAGTCCACCAATCACCGCGCTATTGATGTAGCGACCGTTTTCATCGAGAAACGCGATGCGATCAGAGTCTCCATCAAACGCCACGCCGAAATCATATTTCTTTTTCTGCAATCGATCGCGGAGTGGCTTCTGATGATCATACAGCGTCGGGTCAGAACCGCGATTTGGGAAGCTGCCATCGAGCTTGCCGAACATCACATCAAACTTAGCTGGGAGCTTCTCCTGAAGGAGCGGCAGCAGTACACTCGCCATACCGTTACCAGCATCGGCAGCGATCTTGATCCCATCGAGTTTCTTGGCTTGATAACCCTTCAGTACAAACTTCTGATACGCTTTGAGCACATTCTTGCTCGTTACCTTGCCGCGCTTTGCAGCGTCAATGAATTTCCCTCGCTCAATCCGCCGACGAATGGCACCGAGACCATACTTCTCGGTGAGCGGGATCGCTTGTGCATGTACGAGCTTGAGACCGTTGTACTGCTTCGGACTGTGTGAGGCGGTGATCATAACACCCGGTAAGTTCATGGTGCCAGAAGCAAAATAGAGTGCTGGTGTATGCACTTGTCCAAGGTCGATCACATCAGCTCCAGAATCGGTCGCACCTTTCACAAAAGCAGCATGAAGTGCTGGTGTCGACAAGCGCATATCTCGGGCTACGAGGACTTTCTTGTATTTAAACTCTTCCACAAACGCACGGGCCACAAAATATACCAACTCATCATCAATTTCAGTTGGATAGATCGCACGGATATCAGCATCCTTAAAGGCTCGTTTGTAGTCTGCTTGTAGTGTCATTGTCATATGCGAGTAGTATACCGTACCCAACATACTAAAAAGCAGGTCCATTTCTGGACCTGCCCATTTGGTGTTGCCTTACATATCCGCCTACGAAAGACGGTGCACGCGGCGGTTAGTGAAGAAGAACTCAAGGAGGGCAGTCGACTTCGCCTGGTCCGGCGAAACGAACAGGTATTGCATCTTGCCCTTCGGTCCGACATGGATATTTCGGTAAGAATCTTTCTTCCCTTTCTTACCGCGACCATCGCCGCGCCCAAGGATGCTAGCAATCGTCTTGTGAGCATTCTTTCCCTCGAAGACCAACACACCGACCGGCACTTCAGCCGTGAGCATGCCGACCACCTCCTCACTCGGACTACCGATAGTCTCGAAGAGACGATTCTGTGAAGACGGAGTGGTGATGTACGCAAAACCACTCTCTACGGTCAGTCTCCGACCACCAGGCATAGTGTCGGCCAGAAACTCGACGTGACTACTCAGACTGTCGAGCTCCGGTGTCCTGGTAAGAATACCCCTGGCATTCACATTCCGCGGATCGACTTTTGCAATGACGAGAACGACCGCTTTTTGACTGTCCATTTAGACCCTCCTTACATAATTGCCTATAGAAATGGCGTTAAAATACAACTTATTCAGAATGAATAATGACATTTTTTTATTAATGTGTCAATATAATCCACCAAACTATTGACAACGACCATGAGTAATGTATTATGTACGCACGCTATTGTATCTCGTGTGGGCGCACTGGCGGCAGCTTGGAATGACAAGAAACCTTCCTGTGACTGTATTTACTACCGCACGCCCTGAAATGACGCGCTATTGCGCGCCCTTTCTATAAAAGAAATTATTTAGATGCCAACTCAAACTACGCGACGGTCAAGCGGCCGGCGCACACACGCTGGTTCAGGACGACCTGGATCATCATTTACTCGTAATCGTCGTGGCAACAACCGACGCCATGGTGGAGTCAGTCGCTCTTCTGCTGGACGAAACCGCAGCGGCAGCCGCTCAGGCGGTGGCCGTAAGCAACCAACGTTCGACCCATCACAATTCATCAACCACAATCCGGTCAATGTGACCGAAGAGGTGTACGTACCAAAGCACAATTTTGGTGATTTTGGGCTGCATCCACGGATCGTTGGTGCGATCAAAGACATGAAGATCGAGTCACCTTCGCCGATCCAGGACCAAGTGATCCCACTTATCCTTGATGGCAATGATGTGATCGGTCTCGCTGAAACCGGTACCGGAAAGACTGCTGCGTTTCTCTTGCCGCTCATCCAAAAGACATTGACGGCGAAGAATCAGCAGACCCTTATCCTCTGCCCTACTCGTGAACTCGCCCTTCAGGTGAAGGCTGAGTTTGTAAAGTTTGGTGGCAACTTCAAGCTCTGGGCGACTTGTCTCGTGGGAGGAACCAATATCAACCCACAGATCCGTTCACTGAAGCGTTTCCAACACTTCATCATTGGTACACCCG
This genomic window contains:
- a CDS encoding phosphomannomutase/phosphoglucomutase, with amino-acid sequence MTMTLQADYKRAFKDADIRAIYPTEIDDELVYFVARAFVEEFKYKKVLVARDMRLSTPALHAAFVKGATDSGADVIDLGQVHTPALYFASGTMNLPGVMITASHSPKQYNGLKLVHAQAIPLTEKYGLGAIRRRIERGKFIDAAKRGKVTSKNVLKAYQKFVLKGYQAKKLDGIKIAADAGNGMASVLLPLLQEKLPAKFDVMFGKLDGSFPNRGSDPTLYDHQKPLRDRLQKKKYDFGVAFDGDSDRIAFLDENGRYINSAVIGGLIAEQFLKRQPKAKIGITGLTSRSFEEAVKQAGGKPVLMRVGHAFIKESMRKRDVLFAAEHSGHFYFKDYFYTDSVTLTLLAVLDAYAEAKKGGKTFSEMMAPHLEYEQTEDTIVMVKSKEVALAKTEQYLKSLKPKSLKKFDGYLVDFGEVWGMVKPSVTEFAIKMMFESKKKKDALRVQKEMVQFVKSVAKDVS